Proteins encoded together in one Oxalobacteraceae sp. CFBP 8761 window:
- a CDS encoding pilus assembly protein, with the protein MVERWKEDAMVVRYKRFRSSVTGSVAVEMALILPLFLILLAGPLYMARAAWFYSVGQKAAHDATRYIATATQAELRTGGGGFNEARVPAIARWIAQQELGELVPLTDSIAIGIQCDGEPCSALTPTQVHTSVQITLHDHLLGSLTMDYLGSADITMTSEVTMRYVAQ; encoded by the coding sequence ATGGTCGAACGCTGGAAGGAGGACGCCATGGTTGTACGCTACAAGCGATTCCGCAGCTCGGTGACCGGCAGCGTCGCGGTCGAAATGGCACTGATTCTGCCCTTGTTTCTGATCCTGCTGGCCGGGCCGCTCTATATGGCGCGCGCCGCATGGTTTTACAGCGTGGGGCAGAAAGCGGCGCACGATGCCACGCGCTACATCGCGACCGCAACGCAGGCCGAACTGCGCACCGGTGGCGGTGGCTTCAACGAAGCACGCGTTCCGGCAATTGCCCGCTGGATCGCCCAACAGGAACTGGGCGAACTCGTGCCGCTCACCGATAGCATTGCCATCGGGATCCAATGCGATGGCGAGCCATGCAGTGCGCTGACGCCTACGCAGGTCCACACAAGTGTGCAAATCACGTTGCACGATCATCTACTCGGCAGCCTGACGATGGATTACCTGGGCTCTGCCGATATAACAATGACCAGCGAAGTCACGATGCGCTATGTCGCCCAGTGA
- a CDS encoding DUF4105 domain-containing protein has product MSRPVPRAVLAVCVLLVTAWGALALWFQLSRPGGYAAIALWSLAGLAATIAIARGAGKWPGTRALVTGAVALAVLLGWWFSLTPSHERVWADDVSRMLVSRVDGDRLVLHNVRNFDWRTETDYTPRWETRDYDLAGIVSADLIMSYWMGPHIAHTLVTFGFRDGKQLVFSLEIRKERHETFSAIGGFFRKFEQVIIASDERDLIRTRSNARGEQVYLYRLRATPEQLRAVLLAYLERAEALRRQPEFYNTLTSNCTTILYELAHRIAPDLPLDYRLLASGHFAEYAYDQDALTPGVPYAVLQQRGHINARARQADIDGSDFSRAIRVGVPGIR; this is encoded by the coding sequence ATGAGCCGCCCCGTCCCCCGCGCCGTCCTTGCCGTGTGCGTGTTGCTGGTCACCGCTTGGGGCGCGCTGGCGCTGTGGTTCCAGCTGTCCAGACCCGGCGGCTACGCCGCGATCGCACTGTGGTCGCTGGCCGGCCTGGCCGCCACCATCGCCATCGCACGCGGCGCGGGCAAGTGGCCCGGCACCAGGGCGCTGGTCACCGGCGCCGTGGCGCTGGCCGTGCTGCTGGGCTGGTGGTTTTCACTGACGCCATCGCACGAGCGCGTGTGGGCTGACGACGTGTCGCGCATGCTCGTCTCGCGCGTCGACGGCGATCGCCTCGTGCTGCACAACGTGCGCAACTTCGACTGGCGCACCGAGACCGACTACACGCCGCGCTGGGAGACCCGTGACTATGATCTGGCTGGCATCGTGTCGGCCGACCTGATCATGTCGTACTGGATGGGGCCGCACATCGCCCACACGCTGGTGACATTCGGCTTCAGGGATGGCAAACAGCTCGTGTTCTCGCTCGAAATCCGCAAGGAGCGCCACGAGACCTTCTCCGCGATCGGCGGCTTCTTTCGCAAGTTCGAACAGGTGATCATCGCCTCGGACGAGCGCGACCTGATCCGCACGCGCAGCAATGCACGCGGCGAGCAGGTCTACCTGTACCGCCTGCGCGCCACACCGGAGCAGCTGCGCGCCGTGCTGCTGGCGTACCTGGAACGCGCCGAAGCACTGCGCCGCCAGCCCGAGTTCTACAACACGCTCACCAGCAACTGCACGACGATCCTGTACGAACTGGCGCACCGCATCGCACCCGACCTGCCGCTCGATTACCGGCTGCTGGCATCGGGCCACTTCGCCGAATACGCGTACGATCAGGACGCACTGACGCCGGGCGTGCCGTACGCGGTGCTGCAGCAGCGCGGCCACATCAACGCGCGGGCGCGCCAGGCCGATATCGACGGCAGCGATTTTTCGCGCGCGATCCGCGTCGGCGTACCCGGTATTCGCTGA
- a CDS encoding MBL fold metallo-hydrolase — protein sequence MTTPGLTISRILHAGYVFACEGATIAFDTIFENPFSRNCHAFPDVRFDVAAIRRQHFDAVFISHFHDDHCSLDSLDLLDRATPLYIYCIFDALFEMVRQLGFTHVHPLRLNTPVTVGPFTVTPREAMDVDVDSMFQVQAAGQNVLNVVDSWIDDDTLAQLIGLGPWDMVLWPFQTMREIEVLTPSRAAAAPPELPAEWIAQLQALQPRYVVPSSCQFVQEPWSWYNRAFFPITYAQFTREVGAALPAASVVRLDPGTSVRLGGAALQPAAPLAWLVPVGPQDIDYVYEGNAAPPSTASIAQHFAALSEAQMARVLDYCRAGVPAKYSEVEAASSYFDGPRYWRLSVYDHQGQASVFDYLLDGDVATLVTEAGPLGWTTEIPAARLYGALEQGESLTTMYMRINDAHFDADAERDLLDVDVVDDPLIRCLFSDTFGAYQAAQLRRLLAR from the coding sequence ATGACGACGCCAGGCCTGACCATTTCGCGCATCCTGCATGCGGGGTACGTATTCGCGTGCGAGGGCGCAACGATCGCCTTCGACACGATCTTCGAGAACCCGTTCAGCCGCAACTGCCATGCATTCCCGGACGTGCGCTTCGATGTCGCGGCGATCCGCCGCCAGCATTTCGACGCCGTGTTCATTTCGCATTTCCATGACGATCACTGCTCGCTCGACAGCCTCGATTTGCTGGACCGCGCCACGCCCCTGTACATCTACTGCATCTTCGACGCGTTGTTCGAGATGGTGCGCCAGCTGGGCTTCACGCACGTGCACCCGTTGCGCCTGAACACCCCGGTCACGGTGGGTCCGTTCACCGTCACGCCGCGCGAGGCGATGGACGTCGACGTCGATTCGATGTTCCAGGTCCAGGCGGCCGGGCAGAACGTGCTCAATGTCGTCGATTCATGGATCGACGACGACACGCTGGCCCAGTTGATTGGACTGGGGCCGTGGGACATGGTGCTGTGGCCGTTCCAGACGATGCGTGAAATCGAGGTGCTCACGCCATCGCGCGCCGCAGCCGCGCCGCCCGAACTGCCGGCCGAATGGATCGCGCAGCTGCAGGCGCTGCAGCCGCGCTATGTGGTGCCCAGTTCGTGCCAGTTCGTACAGGAGCCGTGGTCGTGGTACAACCGCGCGTTCTTCCCGATCACCTATGCGCAGTTTACGCGCGAGGTGGGCGCCGCGCTGCCGGCGGCATCGGTCGTGCGGCTCGACCCCGGCACGTCCGTGCGGCTAGGCGGCGCCGCGCTGCAACCGGCAGCGCCGCTGGCGTGGCTCGTGCCCGTGGGGCCGCAGGATATCGACTACGTTTATGAAGGCAATGCAGCGCCGCCATCGACGGCGTCGATCGCGCAGCATTTTGCAGCCCTGAGCGAAGCGCAGATGGCGCGCGTGCTGGATTACTGCCGCGCGGGTGTGCCTGCCAAGTACAGTGAGGTCGAGGCGGCCTCAAGCTACTTCGACGGCCCGCGCTACTGGCGTTTGTCGGTGTATGACCACCAGGGCCAGGCGAGCGTGTTCGATTACCTGCTCGATGGTGACGTGGCCACGCTCGTGACCGAAGCTGGCCCGCTTGGCTGGACGACGGAAATTCCGGCCGCCAGACTGTATGGTGCGCTCGAACAGGGCGAGTCGCTCACCACGATGTACATGAGGATCAACGACGCACATTTCGATGCCGATGCCGAGCGTGACCTGCTGGACGTTGACGTCGTTGACGATCCGCTGATCCGCTGCCTGTTCAGCGATACCTTCGGCGCGTACCAGGCGGCGCAGCTGCGCCGCCTGCTGGCGCGCTGA
- a CDS encoding trimeric intracellular cation channel family protein: protein MKTLVLTLDLVGTFVFALSGATAGVRRHLDLFGVLVLSFVAATSGGIVRDLLIGATPPAAFSDWRYLGVSLLAGVTIFFWHPFIHRARNPVLLFDGAGLALFCVAGAQKALVFGLEPVMAALLGMLTGIGGGVARDVLLSNVPAVFRSDIYAVAALAGASVVVIGDALQWPTTPTACVGAALCFGLRLAAIRYGWHLPTARGIEPPDANDHNRDGR, encoded by the coding sequence ATGAAAACGCTGGTGCTCACGCTCGACCTGGTGGGCACCTTTGTGTTTGCGCTGTCCGGCGCCACTGCCGGCGTGCGGCGCCATCTCGATCTGTTCGGGGTGCTCGTGCTGTCGTTCGTGGCCGCCACTTCGGGTGGCATCGTGCGCGACCTCCTGATCGGCGCCACGCCGCCGGCTGCGTTTTCAGACTGGCGCTACCTCGGCGTATCGCTGCTGGCGGGCGTCACGATCTTCTTCTGGCATCCATTCATCCACCGCGCGCGCAATCCGGTATTGCTGTTCGATGGCGCGGGCCTCGCGCTGTTTTGCGTGGCGGGCGCGCAAAAGGCGCTCGTGTTCGGGCTGGAGCCCGTGATGGCCGCGCTGCTCGGCATGCTGACCGGCATTGGCGGCGGCGTCGCGCGTGACGTATTGCTGTCGAACGTGCCGGCCGTGTTCCGTTCGGATATCTACGCGGTCGCAGCGCTGGCCGGTGCCTCGGTGGTGGTGATCGGCGACGCGCTGCAGTGGCCCACGACGCCCACCGCCTGCGTCGGCGCGGCGCTATGCTTCGGCTTGCGCCTGGCCGCCATCCGCTATGGCTGGCATCTGCCGACGGCGCGCGGGATCGAGCCGCCGGACGCCAATGACCACAATCGCGACGGGCGCTGA
- a CDS encoding VWA domain-containing protein — protein sequence MNPNLPRQRGAIAIMVAVSMFVLLAVVGLCVDAGLAYLVKARLNAAVDSAALAGARAVTTGNNQTEQIASARAAAADFFAANIPDDYLSSSPRITSTSVTFNAGQATIDVVAEAPMPVSIMQIMNFTTLTPVAAAQTIRNDLDMALVVDTSGSLVGSAATVRASSKSFLNKFNVTQDRVALIHFAAGVETDNPINPLARGFDRTSMNSKITAYNFKGGTSSFEGMYRAREQLNTVPLANRSTMRVVVFFSDGAPTSFGSYLTFKNQADCNRPGSVDRVLEEGGLGDLSSSGLKYVSEGCKTWRGSYRSGDLQSAVRSLPDWYNARPASSYREFPIVTDTPRSVTADISTQYLLERNVLRASRNLAESVAEKTRSEGIYVFTLGFGPGLKEAFASDTSTNGEMILKCMANTADALPRCRKPDQPLGMYCYAATDNDLTPCFSRLASAILRITK from the coding sequence ATGAATCCGAATCTTCCCCGTCAGCGCGGTGCAATCGCCATCATGGTGGCCGTGTCGATGTTCGTGCTGCTCGCCGTCGTGGGCCTGTGTGTCGATGCCGGCCTGGCGTATCTGGTCAAGGCGCGCCTGAATGCGGCGGTGGATTCGGCAGCGCTGGCCGGCGCGCGCGCTGTCACGACCGGCAATAACCAGACCGAGCAGATCGCCAGCGCACGGGCAGCGGCCGCCGACTTCTTCGCCGCCAATATTCCCGACGACTATCTGTCGTCGTCGCCACGGATTACCAGCACCAGCGTGACCTTCAACGCCGGCCAGGCGACAATCGACGTCGTTGCCGAGGCGCCGATGCCGGTGTCGATCATGCAGATCATGAATTTCACGACACTGACGCCGGTGGCGGCGGCGCAGACGATCCGGAATGACCTGGATATGGCGCTGGTGGTGGATACGTCGGGCTCACTGGTCGGTTCCGCAGCGACGGTAAGGGCATCCTCCAAAAGCTTCCTCAACAAGTTCAACGTGACGCAGGACCGGGTCGCACTGATCCACTTCGCCGCGGGTGTCGAAACGGACAATCCCATCAACCCACTGGCGCGTGGCTTCGATCGTACATCGATGAACAGCAAGATTACCGCATACAACTTCAAGGGAGGCACGTCTTCATTTGAAGGCATGTACAGGGCTCGTGAACAGCTCAACACCGTCCCGTTGGCAAATCGCTCAACGATGCGCGTCGTCGTCTTTTTCTCCGATGGCGCGCCCACATCGTTCGGCTCGTATCTCACGTTCAAGAATCAAGCCGATTGCAACCGGCCCGGGTCCGTGGACCGCGTATTGGAAGAAGGCGGCCTGGGTGATCTCAGCAGCAGTGGGCTCAAATATGTAAGCGAGGGATGCAAAACCTGGAGAGGCAGTTACAGAAGCGGAGACCTGCAGTCAGCAGTACGCAGCCTGCCTGATTGGTACAACGCACGCCCTGCGTCGTCCTACCGGGAATTTCCGATTGTGACAGATACACCGCGCTCAGTGACGGCTGACATCAGCACCCAATACCTCCTTGAGCGAAACGTCTTGCGGGCATCGCGTAACCTAGCAGAAAGCGTCGCTGAAAAAACCAGATCCGAAGGCATTTATGTGTTCACCCTCGGATTTGGCCCAGGCCTGAAAGAAGCATTTGCATCTGATACGAGTACCAATGGCGAAATGATTTTGAAGTGCATGGCCAATACCGCCGACGCGCTTCCACGCTGCAGGAAACCTGACCAACCGCTCGGCATGTACTGCTATGCCGCAACCGACAACGACCTGACGCCCTGCTTCTCGCGATTGGCCTCGGCCATTTTGCGCATCACCAAATAA
- a CDS encoding pilus assembly protein — translation MRPISFATVRHAHRQHGVAAVELALLLPMLVVLMLCAIDGARALQANIIITNISREGANILSRSGADLDDSSQDTINALMASAPPLNVNQLGMMYITRVMGEVTNGVSRSVVLDQYRWDDAERVQGFRRSGYAPQSKVYGCSAWSGTGKCSSVSSASRPTTSVMTGKLDPGEVVFVVETFYRFDMLVSGFTTGPDTLPTFGPDLYSMSVF, via the coding sequence ATGCGGCCGATATCGTTTGCTACCGTACGTCATGCACACCGCCAGCATGGCGTTGCCGCGGTCGAACTTGCCCTGCTGCTGCCGATGCTCGTGGTCCTGATGCTGTGCGCCATCGATGGCGCGCGTGCGTTGCAGGCCAATATCATCATCACCAATATCTCGCGTGAAGGCGCGAACATCCTGTCGCGCAGCGGCGCGGATCTGGACGACAGCAGCCAAGACACGATCAATGCGCTGATGGCCAGTGCCCCGCCGCTGAACGTCAATCAACTCGGAATGATGTACATCACCCGCGTGATGGGTGAGGTCACCAATGGCGTCTCGCGCAGTGTCGTGCTGGACCAGTACCGCTGGGACGATGCCGAGCGCGTCCAGGGGTTTCGCCGGAGCGGCTACGCCCCGCAGAGCAAGGTGTACGGCTGCAGCGCCTGGAGCGGCACCGGCAAATGTTCGAGCGTCAGCAGCGCTTCCCGCCCCACCACGTCGGTCATGACCGGCAAGCTCGACCCTGGCGAAGTCGTTTTCGTGGTCGAGACGTTCTATCGTTTCGACATGCTGGTCAGCGGATTTACCACCGGCCCCGATACCCTGCCCACGTTCGGGCCCGACCTGTATTCCATGAGTGTGTTCTGA
- a CDS encoding pilus assembly protein translates to MFKTPQRQSGATLVEMAIIAPVFMLVLVGIIELSMMFFATLTMQYAVREGARFAITGRANEGGTSTAQRYATVIATIRDNSLGMYERMNCVVSVNGKSYASTSYSNTMFGGAGEMVVLQLDCAWPVTTPLLSAFFPDGQNSFAVGATMRNEYF, encoded by the coding sequence TTGTTTAAGACACCCCAACGTCAATCTGGCGCCACACTCGTCGAGATGGCCATCATCGCGCCCGTGTTCATGCTGGTCCTCGTGGGGATTATCGAGCTGAGCATGATGTTCTTCGCCACGCTGACCATGCAGTATGCGGTGCGTGAAGGTGCGCGCTTTGCCATTACCGGCCGCGCGAACGAGGGCGGGACCAGCACCGCCCAGCGCTACGCCACCGTCATCGCGACGATCCGCGACAACTCACTGGGCATGTACGAGCGCATGAATTGCGTTGTGTCGGTCAATGGCAAGAGCTATGCAAGTACCAGCTACAGCAACACCATGTTTGGCGGCGCGGGCGAGATGGTGGTACTTCAGCTCGACTGCGCCTGGCCGGTGACGACGCCGTTGCTGTCAGCATTCTTTCCCGACGGCCAGAACAGCTTCGCTGTCGGCGCCACCATGCGAAACGAGTATTTCTGA
- a CDS encoding histidine kinase — protein sequence MSWYPNTRRLMAAARRTPGVAAPSAVAPEAEAWMVFGMRVLLSVSALLTLYIGPDGVVASSPWTWLVLAGYVLHSLTLLVIASYRAGFWHGPNVYWIDIFWYGLIVLATGGGTSPFFSFFLFAILATSFRHGFDAGAKLTLGAVGIVSLSVVLVQGFQSFHILLLRATFMLALGYMIAFWGGLSVDQRRRLALLRDVSRLSNPRFGVQQTLDSLMDKILRYYGANTCTLLMQDSHQRWILNTAHHPRAGRPISRSRPDAADVQPLLALAPGATLYRGPGARLVRLLPRGGCAVRLAAGEKEWCKTDMDACGHVADLLDADGFVSASLPLRKGSGRIFVTGSRLRRGDATFLKHIVQQAFPVIETIDLLDRLASEAAFRERQTIARDLHDSTIQPYIGLRHAVAAIRNSAGEDSAVAPELDRLLAMCSDVIGDMRDFAQRFRSGRQEEPELLMALRRQLRQVQTFYGLDVMLEVQGEGVANDRMAAEVFQIVTEGISNICKHTRARTAGVVIEDAAGQLAIDIFNPVTDGAVASKPFVPRSIAERVAAVGGTLGVEADGRQTLLRIRIPV from the coding sequence ATGAGTTGGTACCCGAATACCCGTCGTTTGATGGCCGCCGCGCGGCGCACGCCCGGCGTCGCCGCACCATCGGCCGTTGCGCCCGAAGCCGAAGCCTGGATGGTGTTCGGGATGCGTGTGCTGCTATCGGTGTCGGCGCTGCTGACCCTGTATATCGGGCCCGATGGCGTGGTCGCATCCAGCCCGTGGACCTGGCTGGTGCTCGCCGGCTACGTTCTGCACAGCCTGACATTGCTCGTGATCGCGAGCTACCGCGCGGGTTTCTGGCACGGTCCCAATGTCTACTGGATCGACATCTTCTGGTACGGGCTGATCGTTCTGGCCACCGGCGGGGGCACCAGTCCGTTCTTTTCTTTCTTCTTGTTTGCCATCCTGGCCACGTCGTTTCGCCACGGGTTCGATGCCGGCGCCAAGCTGACGCTGGGCGCGGTCGGCATCGTGAGCCTGTCGGTGGTGCTGGTGCAGGGCTTCCAGTCGTTTCATATCCTGTTGTTGCGCGCGACCTTCATGCTTGCGCTGGGCTACATGATCGCGTTCTGGGGCGGCCTGTCCGTTGATCAGCGCCGCCGGCTGGCATTGCTGCGTGACGTCAGCCGGCTGTCCAACCCGCGGTTTGGCGTGCAGCAGACGCTCGATTCGCTGATGGACAAGATCCTGCGCTATTACGGCGCCAATACCTGCACCTTGCTGATGCAGGACAGTCATCAGCGCTGGATCCTCAATACGGCCCACCACCCCAGGGCTGGCCGTCCCATCAGCCGCAGCCGGCCCGACGCTGCGGACGTGCAGCCGCTGCTGGCGCTGGCACCGGGTGCGACCCTGTACCGCGGCCCCGGCGCCAGGCTGGTGCGCCTGCTGCCGCGCGGCGGCTGTGCGGTGCGCCTGGCCGCCGGTGAAAAAGAGTGGTGCAAGACGGACATGGATGCTTGCGGCCACGTGGCCGATTTGCTCGACGCCGACGGTTTCGTCAGCGCATCGCTGCCGCTGCGCAAGGGCAGTGGTCGCATCTTCGTCACTGGCAGCCGCCTGCGCCGAGGCGATGCGACGTTCCTGAAGCACATCGTGCAGCAGGCGTTTCCCGTCATCGAAACCATCGATCTGCTCGATCGGCTGGCTTCCGAAGCAGCATTTCGCGAACGTCAGACCATCGCGCGCGACCTGCACGACAGCACGATCCAGCCGTATATTGGCCTGCGCCATGCAGTGGCAGCGATCCGCAACAGCGCAGGAGAAGACAGCGCCGTGGCGCCCGAACTCGACCGCCTGCTGGCGATGTGCTCGGACGTGATCGGCGACATGCGCGACTTCGCCCAGCGTTTTCGCAGCGGGCGTCAGGAAGAACCCGAACTGCTGATGGCGCTGCGGCGCCAGTTGCGCCAGGTACAAACCTTCTACGGCCTGGACGTGATGCTCGAGGTGCAGGGCGAGGGCGTGGCCAACGACCGCATGGCAGCGGAAGTGTTCCAGATCGTCACCGAAGGCATCAGCAATATCTGCAAGCACACGCGGGCACGCACGGCCGGCGTCGTGATCGAGGACGCCGCCGGCCAGCTGGCGATCGACATCTTCAACCCGGTAACCGATGGCGCCGTGGCGTCCAAACCCTTCGTGCCGCGCTCGATTGCCGAGCGCGTGGCGGCGGTGGGGGGCACGCTGGGCGTCGAAGCGGATGGGCGCCAGACGCTCCTGCGCATCCGGATTCCGGTCTAG
- a CDS encoding response regulator transcription factor, with amino-acid sequence MTIRILLVDDHKTMLWGLERLIQAEGPSFTLVGSASDGMEATALCAALHPDIVLLDLDLKGSSSIDFLPALVANGSTRVVILSANRDQGTLAAAVKAGARGVVSKEAPTDDVLLAVRKVHDGELWLDQSLMQALLGQLVAPARKADPEAERIGTLTARERDVIGMIVQGKGALNKELAERAFISERTLRNHLTTIYQKLDVANRLELYVYATKHGLS; translated from the coding sequence ATGACCATCCGCATCCTGCTCGTGGATGACCACAAGACCATGCTGTGGGGTCTCGAGCGCCTGATCCAGGCCGAAGGCCCGTCGTTCACGCTAGTGGGCAGCGCCAGCGATGGCATGGAGGCCACTGCCCTGTGCGCCGCGCTGCACCCCGACATCGTGCTGCTCGACCTCGACCTGAAAGGCAGCAGCTCCATCGACTTTCTGCCCGCGCTGGTCGCCAATGGCAGCACGCGCGTCGTGATCCTGAGCGCGAACCGCGACCAGGGCACGCTGGCTGCCGCCGTGAAAGCCGGCGCGCGTGGCGTGGTCAGCAAGGAAGCGCCGACCGACGACGTGCTGCTGGCCGTGCGCAAGGTGCATGACGGCGAGCTGTGGCTTGACCAGTCGCTGATGCAGGCGCTGCTGGGCCAGCTGGTAGCTCCGGCCCGAAAGGCCGATCCGGAGGCCGAACGTATCGGCACGCTGACAGCCCGCGAGCGCGACGTCATTGGCATGATCGTGCAGGGCAAGGGTGCGCTGAACAAGGAGCTGGCTGAACGTGCGTTCATCTCGGAGCGCACGCTGCGCAACCATCTCACCACCATCTACCAGAAGCTGGACGTGGCCAACCGCCTCGAGTTGTACGTCTACGCCACCAAGCACGGCCTCTCCTGA
- a CDS encoding Flp family type IVb pilin, with protein MNFIKNLIKEEDGVTAIEYALIASLIAGVIITAVTLLGGNISTMFTNLAGKINKTPK; from the coding sequence ATGAATTTCATCAAAAACCTGATCAAAGAAGAAGACGGCGTAACCGCCATTGAATACGCACTGATCGCATCGCTGATCGCCGGCGTGATCATCACCGCTGTGACCCTGCTGGGTGGCAACATCAGCACCATGTTCACGAACCTGGCAGGCAAGATCAACAAGACGCCGAAGTAA
- a CDS encoding prepilin peptidase — protein sequence MSTLPLLLLFVLLGVAVFNDVRARRIPNAVVFPGMLAAFALHALLPAGAGLYTTPVGGLGILSALGGCALGLALLLPMYALKLMGAGDVKLLAMVGAFVGAGQILTVGLLTLVAGGVLALGFAAWQRNLRRLVANAYYMALHTTYSALAGTVAAPTVPPEAASGRLPYAIAIASATVCCVLWLHVHGEMPL from the coding sequence TTGTCAACTCTGCCACTCCTGCTGCTGTTCGTCTTGCTTGGCGTTGCCGTCTTCAATGACGTGCGCGCGCGGCGCATCCCGAATGCCGTCGTGTTTCCAGGCATGCTGGCCGCATTTGCGCTGCATGCGCTGCTGCCGGCAGGGGCAGGGTTATATACAACCCCGGTCGGGGGGCTTGGCATCCTGTCTGCGCTCGGCGGCTGTGCGCTTGGTCTGGCGCTGCTGCTGCCAATGTACGCGCTGAAGCTGATGGGCGCCGGCGACGTCAAGCTGCTGGCCATGGTCGGCGCTTTTGTCGGCGCGGGCCAGATTCTCACCGTTGGCCTGCTGACGTTGGTGGCAGGCGGCGTGCTGGCGCTGGGCTTCGCGGCCTGGCAGCGCAATCTGCGCCGCCTGGTCGCCAACGCGTATTACATGGCGCTGCACACGACGTACTCGGCGCTGGCCGGCACGGTCGCCGCGCCGACGGTACCGCCGGAAGCAGCCAGTGGCCGTCTGCCGTATGCGATTGCGATTGCCAGCGCCACTGTGTGCTGTGTGCTGTGGCTGCATGTGCATGGGGAGATGCCGCTGTGA